CACGCCCGGTCCTCGAACCGGGCGCATCTATAAGGAGGAATAACCATTGAATGAATTGAACATCACGGAGTACTTAACTGATATGACTTTTGTAATTGCTACGATTATTGGAAGTATTGTGGCTATAGCGTTTATTTATATTCACAAGAAGCGGAAGAGTTAAGGGCTTTATGCGCTATATCTTGTCGGTAAAAGAATGCGTCTTCTTCGATCGATACGGATGAAAATGTGTTATAAACTTTGGCCACAGCATCTTTCAATGAAGTAGCCAATGCTCCAACGAGCAGGACTCTCCCCCCATTGGATACTAGCCTGTCTTCATGCCTGCTCACACCTGCATAATTGATGAATTGGCCTTCCTTATTATGAGGTAGTTCCGGTACAAGGTTTCCCTTTTCATAGGGGCCTGGATAGCCTTCAGATGCAAGCACTACACCTGCGCAATAGTCCTCTTTCCAACGAAGTTGCGGGTCTTTACCTGCCAAAACATCCTCGATGACCTGCAGAAGATCATTCTCCAAGAGAGGTAGCACTACCTGTGTTTCTGGATCTCCGAAACGCGCATTGAATTCAATGACTTTAGGTCCTTCCTTTGTTTTAATACATCCCGCATATAAAATCCCCGTAAAGGAACGTCCCTCCTGTACAAGCGCCTTAGCTGTAGGCTTTAGAATGGTCTCTATAGCTTGCTTTATATAAACTTCAGAAAGAGATGGCACTGGCGCATAAGCCCCCATCCCACCTGTATTCGGTCCTTGATCACCATCAAGTGCTCGTTTGTGGTCTTGAGCAGGAATCATCGGATAGACCTTTTCTCCACTCACAAACGCCATCAATGAAAATTCTTCTCCATCCAAAAACTCTTCCACCACTACTTGAGAACCAGCTGCACCAAATTGTTCATCTTCCATCATCGAATCGATGGCTTGAAAGGCTTCTTCTTGCGTCATGGCTACAGTTACACCTTTTCCAGCAGCTAAACCATCTGCCTTCACTACGATGGGAGCACCTTTCTCAATCACATAATCTTTCGCTTGAACCGTTGATGTACAGGTTTGGTAGGAAGCAGTTGGAATAGCGTAATTCTCCATCAAGGTTTTCGCGTAGGCCTTGCTTCCTTCGATGAGAGCTGCTTCCTTTGTAGGACCAAATACAGCAAGTCCAGCCTTTTGAAAAGCATTAACCACACCATCTAAAAGAGGAAGCTCAGGCCCAACAATCGTTAGGCCAACTTGTTGCTCCTTTGCAAAATTCACTAACTTTACAGGGTCTGTCGCTGAAATTGGCACGAATTCTGCTTCGGTCATACCTTTATTCCCAGGAGCTACATAAACGGTTTGAACCTTGTTACTTTTCGATAAAGCTTGCACGATACTATGCTCTCGGCCTCCGCCTCCAACAACAAGAATATTCATTTTATCGCTCCCTTTTATTTAGTGTTTAAAGTGACGCATACCCGTAAACACCATTGCAATGCCATGCTGATTACATGCATCTATAGAATCTTGATCGCGCTTAGAGCCACCTGGTTGGATAATCGTAGTCACTCCGGCTTTTGCTGCTTCTTCCACCGTGTCCGGCATAGGGAAGAATGCGTCGCTTGCTAGCGCGGCACCGTTGCTATGATCCCCTGCTTGTTCAAAGGCGATTTTGGCAGCACCTACACGATTCATTTGTCCAGCA
Above is a window of Pontibacillus yanchengensis DNA encoding:
- a CDS encoding EYxxD motif small membrane protein, producing the protein MNELNITEYLTDMTFVIATIIGSIVAIAFIYIHKKRKS
- the purD gene encoding phosphoribosylamine--glycine ligase — translated: MNILVVGGGGREHSIVQALSKSNKVQTVYVAPGNKGMTEAEFVPISATDPVKLVNFAKEQQVGLTIVGPELPLLDGVVNAFQKAGLAVFGPTKEAALIEGSKAYAKTLMENYAIPTASYQTCTSTVQAKDYVIEKGAPIVVKADGLAAGKGVTVAMTQEEAFQAIDSMMEDEQFGAAGSQVVVEEFLDGEEFSLMAFVSGEKVYPMIPAQDHKRALDGDQGPNTGGMGAYAPVPSLSEVYIKQAIETILKPTAKALVQEGRSFTGILYAGCIKTKEGPKVIEFNARFGDPETQVVLPLLENDLLQVIEDVLAGKDPQLRWKEDYCAGVVLASEGYPGPYEKGNLVPELPHNKEGQFINYAGVSRHEDRLVSNGGRVLLVGALATSLKDAVAKVYNTFSSVSIEEDAFFYRQDIAHKALNSSASCEYK